A genomic segment from Pseudoduganella chitinolytica encodes:
- a CDS encoding MipA/OmpV family protein, which translates to MKNNIRMIAFAAVLATSLAHAADDANVLTLAGGIAGGPRFSGADEHVVGPALGIDYQMANGLYASSLRGIGYGRALGPVSASVALGYRGGRSERDRAGLGGARGSTALRGMGDVKGSATVMVQGGYEIVDGLELSAAAELPLSHRENGRTLSLGLTGTLFDRAADQVTLALSANLADADYVRTYYGVDAAQSAQSGYRRFTPKAGLYEVELGMTWRHQFDERWSVTAMAGITALTRDAARSPLARKDTAPSGAVLVGYRF; encoded by the coding sequence ATGAAGAACAACATCCGCATGATCGCCTTTGCCGCCGTGCTCGCGACCAGCCTGGCCCACGCCGCCGACGACGCCAACGTCCTGACCCTGGCCGGCGGCATCGCCGGCGGGCCGCGCTTCTCGGGGGCCGACGAACACGTTGTCGGCCCCGCCCTCGGGATCGACTACCAGATGGCCAACGGCCTCTATGCCAGCTCGTTACGCGGCATCGGCTACGGCCGCGCGCTGGGCCCGGTCAGCGCCAGCGTGGCGCTGGGCTACCGCGGCGGGCGCAGCGAGCGCGATCGTGCCGGCCTCGGTGGTGCCCGCGGCAGCACGGCGCTGCGCGGCATGGGCGACGTCAAAGGCAGCGCCACCGTCATGGTGCAAGGCGGCTACGAGATCGTCGATGGCCTGGAGCTGAGCGCGGCCGCGGAACTGCCGCTGAGTCACCGTGAGAACGGCCGCACGCTGTCGCTCGGCCTGACCGGCACCCTGTTCGACCGCGCGGCCGACCAGGTCACGCTGGCACTGTCGGCCAACCTGGCCGACGCCGATTACGTGCGGACCTACTACGGCGTCGACGCGGCCCAGTCGGCGCAATCCGGCTACCGCCGATTCACGCCGAAAGCCGGCTTGTACGAAGTGGAACTGGGCATGACCTGGCGGCACCAGTTCGATGAACGCTGGTCCGTCACGGCGATGGCGGGCATCACCGCACTGACGCGCGACGCGGCGCGCAGCCCGCTGGCGCGCAAGGACACGGCGCCGAGCGGCGCCGTGCTGGTGGGCTATCGTTTCTGA
- a CDS encoding response regulator, whose protein sequence is MKILLIEDDMDLGNGVRIALADQGLDVVWVRHLKDANAWLEDDRCDLVLLDLGLPDGDGLTLLTRLRRERSELPVLILSARDALPDRLRGLDSGADDYLVKPFELAELLSRVRALARRSYGFDGAVLELRGVVLHVSTRRVTVAGRPVELTASEFILLKTLMMRADRVVTRRHLEEQALPGAQANASNALDVHMANLRRKVGDGLVRTVRGVGYVIDQAGPPAGGTP, encoded by the coding sequence ATGAAAATCCTGCTGATCGAAGACGATATGGACCTGGGCAACGGCGTGCGCATCGCACTGGCCGACCAGGGCCTGGACGTGGTGTGGGTACGCCACCTGAAAGACGCCAATGCCTGGCTCGAGGACGACCGGTGCGACCTCGTGCTGCTGGACCTGGGCCTGCCGGACGGCGACGGCCTGACCTTGCTGACGCGGCTGCGGCGCGAGCGCAGCGAGCTGCCCGTGCTGATCCTGAGCGCGCGCGACGCCTTGCCGGACCGGCTGCGCGGACTCGACTCCGGCGCGGACGATTACCTGGTCAAGCCGTTCGAGCTGGCCGAGCTGCTGTCGCGCGTGCGGGCGCTGGCCCGGCGCAGCTACGGCTTCGATGGCGCGGTGCTGGAACTGCGCGGCGTTGTCCTGCACGTGTCGACCCGGCGCGTCACCGTCGCGGGCCGGCCGGTGGAGCTGACGGCCAGCGAATTCATCCTGCTGAAGACGCTGATGATGCGGGCCGACCGCGTCGTCACGCGACGCCACCTGGAAGAGCAGGCGCTGCCTGGCGCCCAGGCCAATGCCAGCAATGCGCTGGACGTGCACATGGCGAACCTGCGCCGCAAGGTCGGCGATGGCCTGGTGCGCACCGTGCGCGGCGTGGGCTACGTGATCGATCAAGCCGGCCCGCCCGCAGGCGGCACGCCATGA